In Luteimonas viscosa, the genomic window CTGTCTCATGTGGGGCCTAACAGTTGAATTAAGCCGCGCCACGAAGTGGCGTCGGCTTGAATGAATGGTTAGGCCACGCGCCCGTTGAGCGCCGCCGCCATAGCTACTGCATCTGTACGATGCAGGAAGAGGTAAACGAGTTTGCAGCTGCCGAACTCACGTTCGAGCTCGAGCATCCTGACCGGGTGGTTGCCGAGCCTGAAGCGCCGCGTCGCCGTCGCAGTTGGCGAAAGCTCGTACACCCCGTAGCTACGCGTCAGCGTCAACGTACCGTCCGCGCGCACGTCGGTGGGTGAAATGGCGCGTCGAGCGAGATCTTCTGCTGTCATCGAGATATTCACCACGTGGGGCCTAACGCCTGAATTAAGCCGAACCGCGAAGCGGTTTCGGCTTGAATGAATTGTTAGGCGGCACCCGACTGTACTGCCGATGCCGCCAACCACGCCAGCGCGTCCGGCTGGCTATCGAAGGCGCGGAACTGTGGGTGACGACGCGCCTCCAGCAAGAACTCACGGAATCTCTCCGGATAGTATCCATCTGGGTCAAAGACAGCAGCAGTACGCAGGCGGAAATTTACAAGTCTCTGCACGAATTCCCCGGCGAAGCCGGTGGGGAGCTGAAAGAACTCCGAGGGCAGTGCTCCAGCATGTATGAGCAGCAAGTCAGTGTCAGCGTCACTACAGGCATAAGCCAGTTCCATTGAATCTCGGACGTCCGTGATGCCGGCGATGCACTCTATGACGCCTGGATCAGAATTTTGGACTAGCTGAAACTTCATGTGTGCCGCCTAACACCTGAGTTAAGCCGCGCCGCGTAGTGGAGCAAAGCACATGGCAAGCTGTACCTGCCATGTGCTTTGTGTAACGAAGCGGCGTCGGCTTGAACGAACTGTTAGGCGGAACGCTACGACGAAAATCGGGGTGCGGCAAGCTCTTGGCTTGGGATGTGGCCGGAGCCAATGGCGTCCGGGTGCGCCGGCCCGGGACCTGTCCCCGGACCTGGCCGGAGCCGGCGATGGGCGGTCCGACCGCGACGCTGAGTCCAGCCATCCGAAGGCGGCCGCGACGCACTGCCCCGGCGCGCTTGCGACCCACTGCCCGAAGCCAAAAACGATGCTGAAAGCACATTGGCCGATCAGGTCGCGAAGAAGAGCGGGGGAACGACACTGCAGCGTGCCGCCTAACGCCTGAGTTAAGCCGCGCCGCGTAGTGGAACAAAGCACATGGCAAGCTGTACCTGCCATGTGCTTTGTGTAACGAAGCGGCGTCGGCTTGAACGAACTGTTAGGCCGCAGCATGCGACGAGAACCGCGGCCCCGCAAGACCCCCGCTTTAGGCGGCTCTTGGCCTAGAACCAAGGCAAGAACCCGACCAATCCTAGGCGCAGCCTTTGCGGCCCAAAAGTCCCCGCCACCAACAGGACCAGCGCCCCACCACCACAGAGCCAGTAGGCAAACCCTGGCCCGCCGCCTGAGTAGGCAAGCCAAGCAGCTGCAGCCAATGCAAAGCCGAGCGCGATACAGATGATTCGCGCAAAGAAATCCAAGCGAGGTGTCACATGCGATGTGCTTTTCATGCGGCCTAACACCTGAGTTAAGCCGACCCGCGAAGCGGGTTCGGCTTGAACGAATTGTTAGACCGCGCGCCCACAGTTCTAGAGCATTTGTAACGTACAAACTGCTGACCTGGCACAGACGTGTCGTCAGTCAGCTGACGCCCATCTCGCGAGAGCTTGAACGTTGCAGTGGAAAGCCATGTCTCTCCCTCACCTGATAGCTCAGAGATCAGAGCGATCTCAGCGTCTCCGCGAGTCACGACGGCTCTGATTGGGCCTTCGCTTTCCCAGTAGGAAATATGCCGCGGCGCAATGCGTAGAACCATATCGTCCGCGTCCGACCCGCAAGAGTCAGGGCTTCCGACCCAGTAGCCAAGAAAGCGATCTGGAACAGCGCCGCCGCCATTGCCCGCAACAACGGAGGTTGGCAGCAGCAATGCAGCGATTGCCAAGGCAGATTTCATTGCACTCTCCAGCGGTCTAACTACTAATAGACCCCACATTGGGGTGTAGCGCCGACTCTGCTCCGGCATCGGGATGGAGTCAATCAGGGAAATCCTACGGAAATCATCGCCTTGGGACGATGGCGACGGGAGTGGGTGGGTGCGAGCATGGCCTGGATATCCGGCAAGGAGGCCGATCAATGCGATATGGCGGCAAGGAGACCGGCGTATCCCGGACGGACGCTGCAGTGGCGGCGCCGCGCCTGTTGGACGAAGTTCGTGCCCGGATGCGGCTGAAACACTACAGCTTGCGCACCGAACAGGCTTACCTGTACTGGATTCGCCGGTATATCCGCGCTTGCGGGATGCGTCACCCGCGAACGCTCGACGGCAAGGTGGTGGAGGCCTTCCTGTCCCGGCTGGCCTCGCAGGACCATGTCGCCGCGAGTACCCAGAACCAGGCGCTGTCGGCGATCCTGTTCCTGTATCGCGAGGTCCTGGCCATGGACCTTCCGTGGATGGCGGACGTGGTGCGGGCTCGACGTCCACCGAGGCTGCCGGTGGTGCTATCACTGGAGGAGACCGACCGGCTCCTGTCGCAGCTGTGCGGTCGCGACGGGCTGATGGCCGGGCTGCTGTATGGCAGTGGGCTGCGGCTGATGGAATGCCTGCGCCTGCGGGTGAAGGATGTCGACTTCGCACGCAACGAGATCACGGTGCGCGAGGGCAAGGGCGGCAAGGATCGGCGGACGATGCTGCCGTCGCGCCTGCGTGATCCGCTGCAGCGCCAGCTCGATGCGGTGCGCATCCTGCATGCGGAGGACGTGGCCCAAGGCTTCGGCGAGGTCGCGCTTCCGCATGCGCTGGCGCGCAAGTATCCGTCTGCCGCCACCGCGTTGCAGTGGCAGTACGTGTTTCCCGCCGCGCGTCGCAGCCGCGACCCGCGGGACGGACGCATCAAGCGCCATCACCTCGACGAGAACGTCCTGCAGCGCGCGGTCAGACGCGCGTCCGGGCGGGCCGGCATCGCGAAGCCGGTCACGCCGCACACGCTGCGCCACAGCTTCGCCACCCATCTGCTCGAGGCGGGCTACGACATCCGCACCATCCAGGAACTGCTCGGCCACAAGGACCTGGCGACGACGCAGGTCTACACGCACGTCCTGAACCGCGGCGCCGGCGGTGTGCTGAGTCCGCTGGATCGTTGAGGCGCGGGCATCGCCCGGCGGATGCCGGCCACGCGCACGTGGCCGCGACGGCATGCGCCATGCGCGTACTGCACTGCGGGTGCGCATCGCGCGCCGGGTCATTGCATGACGCGTGTGCGATGCGGCCGGCCACTGATCGACCAGGGCGATGTCTCGGTGGAACGTTGCGAGGATGGCATCTTGACCCGAGCCTGTCCTGATGCCGCACCATCAGAAGGCGTCGCTCGTCATGAGCGTTTTCGCGTGCCGTGGCAAGCCGTGCGCATGCTAGCGTCGCCTGCCATGCATCCCGTCCGTCCAATGCCTGCGCTCGCCTTCTGCCTCGCCGCGACCGTCGCAGCCGCCCGGCTCGACGCGTCCGCGGATCGACTGTACGTGGCCCGCGACCACGTGGGCGACGGGGTTTTCACCGCCGGCATCGAGGGCCCTGCCAGCGGGCCGGATGGCGCGTTGTACGTGGTCAACTTTTCACGCGAGGGCACGATCGGCCGCATCCCTGCCGGCGATGGCGCCGCGCGCGCCGAATTGTTCGTCGAGCTGCCCGAGGGCCGGACCGGCAACGGCATCCGCTTCGATGCGCAGGGTCGCATGTACGTGGCGGACTACACCGGGCATGCGGTGCTGCGGATCGATCCGCGCGACCGCTCGGTCGCGGTGCACGCCCACGATCCGCGCATGCACCAGCCCAACGACCTGGCGATCGCGCCCGACGGCACCCTTTATGCCAGCGATCCGCGCTGGTCGCGGGGCGATGGCCAGCTCTGGCGGATCGACCGCGACGGTCGCGTGCATCTGCTCGAAAGCGGCATGGGCACCACCAACGGCATCGAGGTCTCGCCCGATGGCCGGCATCTGTACGTCAACGAAAGCGTGCAGCGCCGTGTCTGGATCTACGACATCGATGCGGACGGCGAAGTGTCGGGCAAGCGCCTTCTGCTCACGTTCGCCGACCACGGCCTCGACGGCATGCGCGCCGACGAGGCCGGCAACCTCTACATCGCGCGCTTCGGTGCAGGCACCGTGGCGATCGTCTCGCCGCGCGGCGAGGTGCTGCGCGAGGTGGCGCTGGCGGGCCAGAGGCCGACCAACGTCGCGTTCGGAGGCGCGGATGGCCGCAGCGTGTTCGTCACCCTGCAGGATCGTGGCGCGGTCGAAACCTTCCGCAGCGCGTACCGGGGTCGCGAGTATGGTGCAATGCCTGCACCGGTCAGCCCGACGGCAGGGGCAGCCCCCGGAACGCCTTGACCGTGCGCAGCACGAAGCTGGAATTGACGTCCGCCACGCGCGCATCGGCCAGCAGGCGGTCGAGCAGGAAGCGCGAGAAGTGTTCGAGGTCGGCGACGACCACGTGCAGCAGGTAGTCCATGTCGCCGGTCAGCGCATGGCAGGCGACCACGTCGGGCCAGTCGTTGACCCGGGTCGCGAACGCGGCGACCGACTCGGCATCGTGCCGGGCCAGCTGCACCCGGACGAAAGCCTGCAGTCCCAGGCCGAGGCGGTCGCCATCGAGTTCCGCGCGGTAGCCCGCGATCACCCCCTCCCGCTCCAGCCGCTGCACCCGGCGCAGGCAGGCCGAGGCCGACAGGTGCACGCGTTCGGCCAGGTCGGCATTGGTCTGGCGGCCCGCCTGCTGGAGTTCCGCCAGCAGAAGGAGGTCCGTGCGGTCGAGTTCGATGGCGGTCATTTCATGCGCATCCGGTCCAGTTCTCGCAATTATCTTGCGCCCTTCGTCCTGCGCGGTGCAACTTCGCAAGCCCGTTGCGCCGCCCGGCGGCTATCGTGCAGTCGATGGCCCGCCCGCGCCGGCAAGACCGTTCGGGCCCCTACCCAGGAGACACGCATGTCCGCACCCCCGCGCCGCGTCGAGAACCTGCACACCGACAAGGGCAAGGTCCCGGTTTATGCCACCGGCATCGTCGAGCAGCCCTGGGACGACTACGACGCGGCCGACCACGCCACCTGGGCGACACTGTTCGCGCGCCAGCGCGAGGTGCTGGTAGGTCGCGCCAGCCGCGAGTTCCTGGAGGCGCAGGACGCGATGGGCATGACCCCGCACGCGATCCCGAAGTACGCCGAACTCAACGCGGTGCTGGCCGACGCCACCGGCTGGCAGCTGATCGGAGTGGAAGGCCTGCTGCCGGAACTCGATTTCTTCGACCACCTCGCCAACCGCCGCTTCCCGGTGACCTGGTGGATCCGCAAGCCCGAACAGATCGACTACATCGAGGAACCCGACCTGTTCCACGACCTGTTCGGCCACGTGCCGTTGCTGATGAACCCGGTGTTCGCCGATTACATGGAGGCCTACGGGCGCGGCGGGGTGAAGGCGCACGGCATCGGGCCGGAGGCATTGCAGAACCTGACCCGCCTGTACTGGTATACGGTCGAGTTCGGCCTGATCCGCGAGGCCGGCGAACTGCGCATCTACGGCAGCGGCATCGTCTCCTCGAAGGGCGAATCGCTGCACGCGCTGGAGAGCGCCGCGCCCAACCGCATCGGATTCGACCTGGAGCGGATCATGCGCACCCGCTACCGCATCGACAGCTACCAGAAGACCTACTTCGTCATCGACAGCTTCCAGCAGCTGATCGACGCCACCGCGCCCGACTTCACCCCGGTGTACGCCCGTCTCGCCGAACAGCCCTCGATCGCCGCGGGCACGGTGCTGGACGGCGACCTCGTGTACCAGCGCGGCAGTGGCGAAGGCTGGGCCAGCGACGGCGACGTCTGAGCGCACGGGGCGACGCCCCACGCATTGCACATCGCCGCCTTGCCTGCCATCCGTCTGCCGGGCCGGGCCCGGCGCGCTGCGGCTTGCGTCGACCGCCTGCCTGCCTGCCGCGCGCGCGTCCGTCCGATCCCGGGCCGCTTCGCCTGCCTGGCGCCCGCTCAGGCAGGTCGTGCGATGCGGGCGCCTGGCGGGTTGCTGGTCATGGTTCCCGCTGCAACGACCGCGGCCGCGACTTACGGAAATGCTAGAGTTGCGCGGCTTTTCGCCGCGTGTTCTTCCGGCGGGCCTCCCTCCCCTCCCTTCGATGACGACTGCCGCCGTGTCCTTCTTCGCGAACGTGGAACTGGTTCCTGGTGATCCCATCCTCGGCCTGACCGAGGCCTACAACGCCGATGGCCGCAGCACCCGGGTCAACCTCGGCGTGGGCATCTACTACGACGAGGACGGCCGCATCCCGGTGCTGCGCGCGGTGCAGCAGGTCGAGCGCCAGCTGGCCGAGCAGAGCAAGCCGCGCGGCTACCTGCCGATCGACGGCCTGCCCGACTACACCCGCGCCACCCGCGAACTGCTGTTCGGCGCCGACGCCGCGCTGATCGCCGAAGGCCGCGCCACCACCACCCAGACCGTCGGCGGCAGCGGCGCGCTGCGCGTGGGCGCGGAACTGCTGAAGAAGTCGCTGCCGGCCGCACGCATCGCGATCAGCGACCCGAGCTGGGAGAACCATCGCGCGGTGTTCGGCGCGGTCGGCTTCGAGGTGCTGGACTACACCTATTTCGAT contains:
- a CDS encoding DUF4180 domain-containing protein; the protein is MKFQLVQNSDPGVIECIAGITDVRDSMELAYACSDADTDLLLIHAGALPSEFFQLPTGFAGEFVQRLVNFRLRTAAVFDPDGYYPERFREFLLEARRHPQFRAFDSQPDALAWLAASAVQSGAA
- a CDS encoding integron integrase, encoding MRYGGKETGVSRTDAAVAAPRLLDEVRARMRLKHYSLRTEQAYLYWIRRYIRACGMRHPRTLDGKVVEAFLSRLASQDHVAASTQNQALSAILFLYREVLAMDLPWMADVVRARRPPRLPVVLSLEETDRLLSQLCGRDGLMAGLLYGSGLRLMECLRLRVKDVDFARNEITVREGKGGKDRRTMLPSRLRDPLQRQLDAVRILHAEDVAQGFGEVALPHALARKYPSAATALQWQYVFPAARRSRDPRDGRIKRHHLDENVLQRAVRRASGRAGIAKPVTPHTLRHSFATHLLEAGYDIRTIQELLGHKDLATTQVYTHVLNRGAGGVLSPLDR
- a CDS encoding SMP-30/gluconolactonase/LRE family protein yields the protein MPALAFCLAATVAAARLDASADRLYVARDHVGDGVFTAGIEGPASGPDGALYVVNFSREGTIGRIPAGDGAARAELFVELPEGRTGNGIRFDAQGRMYVADYTGHAVLRIDPRDRSVAVHAHDPRMHQPNDLAIAPDGTLYASDPRWSRGDGQLWRIDRDGRVHLLESGMGTTNGIEVSPDGRHLYVNESVQRRVWIYDIDADGEVSGKRLLLTFADHGLDGMRADEAGNLYIARFGAGTVAIVSPRGEVLREVALAGQRPTNVAFGGADGRSVFVTLQDRGAVETFRSAYRGREYGAMPAPVSPTAGAAPGTP
- a CDS encoding Lrp/AsnC family transcriptional regulator, which encodes MTAIELDRTDLLLLAELQQAGRQTNADLAERVHLSASACLRRVQRLEREGVIAGYRAELDGDRLGLGLQAFVRVQLARHDAESVAAFATRVNDWPDVVACHALTGDMDYLLHVVVADLEHFSRFLLDRLLADARVADVNSSFVLRTVKAFRGLPLPSG
- the phhA gene encoding phenylalanine 4-monooxygenase, with the protein product MSAPPRRVENLHTDKGKVPVYATGIVEQPWDDYDAADHATWATLFARQREVLVGRASREFLEAQDAMGMTPHAIPKYAELNAVLADATGWQLIGVEGLLPELDFFDHLANRRFPVTWWIRKPEQIDYIEEPDLFHDLFGHVPLLMNPVFADYMEAYGRGGVKAHGIGPEALQNLTRLYWYTVEFGLIREAGELRIYGSGIVSSKGESLHALESAAPNRIGFDLERIMRTRYRIDSYQKTYFVIDSFQQLIDATAPDFTPVYARLAEQPSIAAGTVLDGDLVYQRGSGEGWASDGDV